The following coding sequences lie in one Candidatus Nitrospira allomarina genomic window:
- a CDS encoding BON domain-containing protein yields MKHVTGCLIVLGCLALAGFWEIPSVSGQTLPAAFEVASAEVENSQQNIRDSEGTTLTPFDQSKGSEEDVELTRRIRQSLMADKTLSMNAHNIKIVTLNGKATLRGPVETHDERRRILNMATLVVGLNNVINLLEVVNE; encoded by the coding sequence ATGAAGCACGTGACAGGTTGTCTAATTGTGCTGGGCTGTCTGGCGTTGGCAGGGTTTTGGGAGATCCCCTCCGTTTCCGGTCAAACACTCCCGGCCGCGTTCGAAGTCGCGTCCGCCGAAGTTGAAAATTCCCAACAAAACATTCGGGACAGTGAGGGCACCACGCTGACTCCCTTCGACCAGTCCAAAGGGAGCGAGGAGGATGTGGAACTGACCCGGCGTATTCGGCAGTCACTTATGGCCGATAAGACCTTGTCCATGAACGCCCACAATATTAAGATCGTGACCCTGAATGGAAAAGCCACGTTACGGGGACCGGTGGAGACGCATGATGAGCGAAGGCGGATTTTGAACATGGCCACGTTAGTTGTCGGCCTGAACAATGTCATCAACCTGCTAGAAGTTGTGAACGAATAA
- a CDS encoding Kelch repeat-containing protein: MRPQVIPAILRHVPLVSPILVLLAFLSSLYLIVPPVSAQSMQKEADQGVWQTVKPAPTMRTEVATATLNGKIYVVGGFEQPAFGNIINLGITPSLQEYDPTTDQWTSRAPMPVGLHHVGLGVADDKLFVIGGYRQSGLSVWHPVATVYVYNPATDIWAERAPMPTPRGALSVAQHDGKLYAIGGYDRTANSAAVEVFDPERNAWTMRAPLPTPRDHLAAATVSGNIYAIGGRLNGDYRQNLAVTEAYDPVTDRWSRVADLPTARSGITASSVGNRIYVFGGEQEEGTFRENEAYNPTRDAWQTMAPMPTGRHGLGSAVVNDRIYVISGGPTPGGSFSDVNEVFTPPASVPFTLPKP; encoded by the coding sequence ATGCGACCCCAGGTCATTCCTGCAATCCTACGCCATGTTCCTTTGGTAAGCCCTATCCTCGTCCTTCTGGCATTCCTCAGTTCGCTCTACCTCATCGTGCCCCCGGTATCTGCACAATCAATGCAGAAAGAGGCGGATCAGGGGGTATGGCAGACGGTCAAGCCTGCACCAACGATGCGGACTGAGGTGGCCACCGCAACCTTGAACGGCAAAATTTACGTCGTGGGCGGGTTTGAGCAACCCGCCTTCGGCAATATCATTAATCTCGGGATCACGCCATCTCTCCAGGAATATGATCCCACCACCGACCAATGGACATCCCGAGCGCCAATGCCGGTGGGCCTGCACCATGTGGGTCTCGGAGTGGCAGACGACAAACTGTTTGTTATTGGTGGATACAGGCAATCGGGACTCAGCGTCTGGCATCCCGTTGCCACCGTGTATGTCTACAATCCAGCCACGGACATCTGGGCCGAGCGCGCACCGATGCCGACCCCTCGCGGAGCCTTGTCGGTGGCACAGCACGACGGAAAGCTCTATGCCATTGGCGGCTACGATCGGACGGCCAATAGCGCGGCAGTGGAGGTTTTCGATCCGGAGCGCAATGCCTGGACGATGCGCGCGCCGCTGCCGACCCCTCGCGATCACCTTGCGGCCGCCACCGTGTCGGGGAACATTTACGCCATCGGCGGACGCCTGAACGGCGACTATCGACAGAATCTCGCTGTTACGGAAGCCTACGATCCTGTCACCGACCGCTGGTCGCGTGTTGCAGATCTTCCGACTGCCCGTAGTGGTATCACCGCGTCCAGTGTGGGTAATCGGATATATGTGTTCGGCGGCGAACAGGAAGAAGGAACATTTCGGGAAAACGAGGCGTATAATCCGACCCGTGATGCCTGGCAGACCATGGCACCCATGCCGACAGGACGCCACGGCCTCGGGTCCGCGGTAGTGAATGACCGCATTTACGTCATCAGTGGCGGGCCGACTCCGGGAGGCTCGTTTAGTGATGTAAACGAAGTGTTTACTCCGCCGGCATCCGTCCCCTTCACACTCCCCAAACCATGA
- a CDS encoding peptidylprolyl isomerase, giving the protein MEWRASHILVKEKGLAEDLRKRLKTGAKFADLAKEFSTCPSGSKSGDLGWFGPGKMVKAFEDAVKRLGHGSLSPVVKTQFGYHIIKKTGQKE; this is encoded by the coding sequence ATGGAGTGGAGAGCGAGTCATATTCTCGTAAAGGAAAAAGGGTTGGCCGAGGACCTGAGAAAACGCCTGAAAACTGGGGCCAAATTTGCCGACCTGGCGAAGGAGTTTTCGACCTGCCCCAGCGGGTCCAAAAGTGGTGATCTGGGATGGTTTGGTCCCGGCAAAATGGTGAAGGCCTTTGAAGATGCGGTCAAACGCCTGGGACATGGCAGTCTGAGTCCGGTTGTCAAAACCCAATTCGGATATCACATCATTAAAAAAACGGGTCAGAAGGAATAA